The nucleotide window CGACGCCTGCCCGGCTGGCCCTCCACTGCGGCGCGACTGGTCAACGCGGAGGCGGACGGGCTGCCCGGGTTGGTGGCAGACCTGTACGTGGAGGCGGAGAAGCCCGGACCGGCGGTCCTGGTGTTCCAGGCACTCACCCTGGGCATCGAGGTGCGGCGCGAGGAGCTGCTCTCCTTGCTGGAGGAGGTTGTGACGCCGGAGGCGCTGCCAGGACAGGGCACGTGGCGGCGGCTCGCGCTCTACGATCGCAGCGACGCCGACGTCCGCAGGCTGGAGGGTCTGCCCAGCCGCGTGGGGCCGATCGCGGGGGAGGAGCCGAGACCGGTCGCCATCCGCGAAGGCGGTCTGCTCTTCGAGGTTGATGTACGGACCGGGCACAAGACAGGCTTCTACCTGGACCAGAGCGCCAACCGGGTGCGGGTGAGTCGCTACTGCGCTGGGGCGGACGTGCTGAATGCCTTCGCCTATACTGGGGGATTCGGCGTCCACGCTCTGGGAGCCGGAGCAGCCACAGTGGTGGACGTGGACACCTCGGCAGCGGCACTGGAGGCGGGTCGAGGCAACGTAGAGCGCAACCGGCTGCCCATCGAGAGGCGGGTGGAAGTAGAAGGCGACGTGTTTGGCGTGCTCAGGCGCTTCCGAGATGCTGGCCGACTCTTCGACGTGGTCGTACTGGACCCGCCCAGATTCGCCCAGAGCGCTCGCCAAGTGCAGGCCGCCTGTCGCGGCTACAAGGACATCAACCTGCTGGGGCTGGGGCTCCTCCGCCCGGGAGGGGTGCTGGCTACTTTCTCCTGCTCAGGGCTGGTATCGGCCGATCTCTTTCAGAAGGTGGTGTTCGGAGCCGCGGTGGACGCGCGCCGCGAGGTCCAGGTCCTGGAGACACTGTCCCAGGCTCCGGACCACCCCATTTCGATCACCTTCCCCGAGTCGCGGTACCTGAAGGGATTGCTGTGCCGCGTGTGGTGAGGGTACTTCGATGGCGCTGGTGGTGCGGTGATCCTGGCCCATCCGAGGCCGAGAGCCAACCAGGATCAGCGGAAGTGGGCCCGGTCCCGATGCCGGCGGATTGATATGACCCTGCACTGAGGCAGGGTGCCGTGTCATCCTCCAGCATCGGGGAGACGGATTCTGAGACGAGCACTGCTGCTCGGGTTCTTCGGCGCGCCCAAGCTACAAGGGCAGGCCCCGAATGCATTGCCGCTACGCCTTCCTGGGAGGAGGGCGCGCGCTCACGGTCGGTGGCCATGTGCAGACATGCAGCGCGTGGGCGCGCGCATTCCTCGGGGGTTGAACGGCATCGTCTTGGCCTCGTAGCTGGCGGAAGAGCGGGCTCTGGGAGCGAGTGTGGGAGGCGCCTACGCGGGTCTTCCCGGTACGACTGCCGCCTGAGA belongs to Anaerolineae bacterium and includes:
- a CDS encoding 23S rRNA (cytosine(1962)-C(5))-methyltransferase RlmI (SAM-dependent;catalyzes the methylation of cytosine at position 1962 of the 23S rRNA), translating into MPEPRVVLRPERERSVLNRHPWLFSGAIAQADCPDGQVAEVFAADGRWLARGYYNSRSQIRVRLLTWDPEEAVDREFWRGRLIRALEGRRRLPGWPSTAARLVNAEADGLPGLVADLYVEAEKPGPAVLVFQALTLGIEVRREELLSLLEEVVTPEALPGQGTWRRLALYDRSDADVRRLEGLPSRVGPIAGEEPRPVAIREGGLLFEVDVRTGHKTGFYLDQSANRVRVSRYCAGADVLNAFAYTGGFGVHALGAGAATVVDVDTSAAALEAGRGNVERNRLPIERRVEVEGDVFGVLRRFRDAGRLFDVVVLDPPRFAQSARQVQAACRGYKDINLLGLGLLRPGGVLATFSCSGLVSADLFQKVVFGAAVDARREVQVLETLSQAPDHPISITFPESRYLKGLLCRVW